GATAACGATAGCGGATCTCACTGGAGACTGCGGGATAAGCAGAATGACATTCTATTATCATTTTCAGGATATATATGAGCTTGCCGAGTGGGTGTGTATAGAGGATGGAAAGCAGGCGCTGAAGGATAAGAAGACCTACGATACCTGGCAGGAGGGCATGATACAGGTGTTTGAGGCTGTGCTTGAGAACAAGCCATTTATCGCAAATATATACAGGTCAGTTGATAAGGCTAAGATAGAAAACTATCTGTATAAGCTGTCGTATCAGCTCATAGCGGATGTAGTGGATGAGAAATGCGCAGGGGATAATCTTTCGGAGACTGATAAGCAGTTCATCGCAGACTTTTACAAGTATGGATTTGTGGGGATTATGCTTGACTGGGTAGACAAGGGGATG
This sequence is a window from Coprococcus eutactus. Protein-coding genes within it:
- a CDS encoding TetR/AcrR family transcriptional regulator translates to MANTTKKALEVSLKKLLKEKPFDKITIADLTGDCGISRMTFYYHFQDIYELAEWVCIEDGKQALKDKKTYDTWQEGMIQVFEAVLENKPFIANIYRSVDKAKIENYLYKLSYQLIADVVDEKCAGDNLSETDKQFIADFYKYGFVGIMLDWVDKGMKDDYHKIVEQLSITLRGNIANSIHNFESEM